The region CACGCGGGTGGGCGGGAGCGAGGGCGCGAGCCGCACCTCGATCGTCATGTCCTCGCCCAGGATGCGCCGGAGCAGCGGCTCGAGCGCGCGCACCGCCTCGTTCAGATTCACCAGCGTCGGCAGCACCATCTGGCGCCGGGCGTACGAGAGGAGCTGCGAGGTGAGCGAGGCCGCGCGCCGGGCGGCGCGCTCCACCTGGTCCAGGTCGCTCCGCACCTGCGTGCCCTCGGGAAGTCGCCGCTGCGCGAATCTCACATAGCCGAGCATGCCGGTGAGCAGGTTATTGAAGTCGTGGGCGATGCCGCCGGCGAGGTTGCCGATCGCCTCCATCTTCTGCGCCTGCATGAGCTGGCGCTCGAGTTTGCGCCGATCGGTGACGTCCTGCAATACCCCGATGAGCTGGCCCGGCGTACCAGGCGCGTCGAGATACGCGTGACCGCGGATCGCGATCTCGCGCTCCTCGCCGTCCGGCCCCGTCCGCCGGAATTCCGTCTCCACCGAGCCGCGGTCGCTGATGGCCTGCGCGATTGCTTGCCGCACCCTGGCTGCGTCGTCCGGATTCGCGCCCTCGAGAAGGGTCCCGAGCGCCGCCTCATCGATCGTGGGGCCCAGCGGGAGCACCCAGGTGCGCATGCTCGCGGCGCCGAGCGCGAGCCGGAGGCGGGCCTCGCTCTCGCGCAGGGCGGCCGCCCGTTCCTGCACCGCCGCATCCCGTTCCTGCAGCGTGTCGAGCATGCGGTTGAACCCATCCGTCAGCGCCCCGATCTCGTCGTCCGCGTGCGCCGGCACGCGGAGCGTGAGATCGCGGGTCGCGGTGAGGCGGCGGACGGTGTCGGCGAGGCCCAGGAGCGGTGTCGCGACCGAGCGGCCCAGCGCCGCGAGGAGCAGGATCGCCGTCGCGCCGACCGCGATGAGCACCACGACGACGACGATGGCGTACGGCGGAAGCCGCTGCCAGAAGGTCGGCAGCCGGTACTGCAGCCGGAGCCAGCCGAGCGGCTGGTCGTCGGACGCCACCGGCAGCGTCAGCACCAACTCGTCGCCTTGAACGACCAGACCGGAGTCCGCGGGCGGCGGTGCCAGGAGCGGCGGCGCGCCCGCGCGCCGGTAGGACGCGAACAGCGATCCGTCGGGGCGGTACACGGCGGCAGCGCCAATCTCGGCGCGGCTGCGCAGCGTCGCGAGGTTCTCGCGAGCGGCGGCGGAGTCGTCGAAGAGCAAGGCGGGGACGGTGTTGGTGCGGACGATGGCGCCGAGCGTGGTCACGTCGCTCACCGCGCGGGGCCGGAAGGTCGTGAGATCGTAGATCGTGACCGCCGCGGCCGCGAGCGCCACGCCGCCCATGGAGGCGAGCGCGATCAGGATGCCCACCTTCTGGCGGATCGGACGGTCACGGAAGGCTCGCACGCTCAGCGCTCCCCCGGCTCGTCCTGCACCCGGGTCGCCAGGCTCAGCACCCGCGAGCTGATCCGCAGGCCGGCCGCTCTGGCCGCGGTCAGATTGATCCCGAAGCGTACCGTCTCGTTCACGATCACAAATCCGATCATGCCGTCC is a window of Gemmatimonadales bacterium DNA encoding:
- a CDS encoding ATP-binding protein, whose amino-acid sequence is MRAFRDRPIRQKVGILIALASMGGVALAAAAVTIYDLTTFRPRAVSDVTTLGAIVRTNTVPALLFDDSAAARENLATLRSRAEIGAAAVYRPDGSLFASYRRAGAPPLLAPPPADSGLVVQGDELVLTLPVASDDQPLGWLRLQYRLPTFWQRLPPYAIVVVVVLIAVGATAILLLAALGRSVATPLLGLADTVRRLTATRDLTLRVPAHADDEIGALTDGFNRMLDTLQERDAAVQERAAALRESEARLRLALGAASMRTWVLPLGPTIDEAALGTLLEGANPDDAARVRQAIAQAISDRGSVETEFRRTGPDGEEREIAIRGHAYLDAPGTPGQLIGVLQDVTDRRKLERQLMQAQKMEAIGNLAGGIAHDFNNLLTGMLGYVRFAQRRLPEGTQVRSDLDQVERAARRAASLTSQLLSYARRQMVLPTLVNLNEAVRALEPLLRRILGEDMTIEVRLAPSLPPTRVDPGQLEQVLVNLAVNARDAMPVGGRLEITTREIELAPAEAARRELVPGAYVELAVADTGTGIAPDIMNRIFEPFFTTKPVGQGTGLGLAMCYGIVKQAEGEILVESELGHGATFRVLLPVATEETEPARPEAGGGSMQGRGTVLLAEDDAAVRALAARTLREAGYHVLEADDGGAARVLAAEHAAEIDLLITDVTMPVASGPELVQALRTRRPSVPVLLISGYAADAVSGRGALEKDALCLAKPFTPDELLAAARGAVDASRPATA